A stretch of the Roseisolibacter agri genome encodes the following:
- a CDS encoding alpha/beta fold hydrolase has translation MAVADADHPDTGRPLYVREHGASGPLVAFLPGIGATTRYWEFVVGPMADRARLLLVGQLGFGRSPKPWTTYSVERPVAELHRVLAPAAARGPLTLVGHSLGAGLAVASADRHPEYVEWLALVSIPYFGWGKLAKRYLRQRGAAGWFGTYMIPFALVCLLGRRRLGWAVPLLARDVPRPLAEDLNQMTWRSSASPMWEVVDGHDLAVDVVRVAAHIRFLCLHADADASAPLEQMHELEWLHPNSVIRVYRGADHQVPLRQPAWVCQQLATSVAL, from the coding sequence ATGGCGGTGGCCGACGCCGACCATCCGGATACCGGGCGGCCGCTCTACGTGCGGGAGCACGGGGCGAGCGGACCGCTCGTCGCGTTCCTGCCCGGCATCGGCGCGACCACGCGCTACTGGGAGTTCGTGGTCGGGCCGATGGCCGACCGTGCACGGCTTCTCCTCGTCGGCCAGCTCGGGTTCGGACGCTCGCCGAAGCCGTGGACGACGTACTCGGTAGAGCGGCCTGTTGCGGAGCTACACCGCGTGCTCGCGCCGGCGGCGGCGCGGGGCCCGCTCACGCTCGTCGGCCACTCGTTGGGCGCGGGCTTGGCCGTGGCCTCTGCGGACCGGCATCCGGAGTACGTCGAGTGGCTCGCGCTCGTGAGCATCCCGTACTTCGGTTGGGGGAAACTCGCGAAGCGCTACCTGCGGCAGCGCGGTGCCGCCGGCTGGTTCGGGACGTACATGATCCCGTTCGCGCTCGTCTGCCTGCTCGGGCGGCGGCGGCTGGGGTGGGCGGTGCCGCTCCTTGCGCGGGACGTCCCGCGTCCCCTGGCGGAGGACCTGAACCAGATGACCTGGCGCTCGTCAGCGTCGCCGATGTGGGAGGTCGTCGACGGCCATGACCTCGCCGTCGATGTGGTGCGCGTGGCTGCCCACATCCGGTTCCTCTGCCTACACGCTGACGCGGACGCGAGCGCACCGCTCGAGCAGATGCACGAGCTCGAGTGGCTGCACCCGAACAGCGTGATCCGGGTGTACCGGGGAGCGGACCACCAGGTCCCGCTGCGGCAGCCGGCGTGGGTGTGCCAGCAGCTCGCGACGTCGGTCGCGCTGTGA
- a CDS encoding efflux RND transporter permease subunit produces the protein MLRGVIAWSVRHTRVVLAVTALLTLAGAWAALRTPVDAIPDLSDVQVVVMTEWPGQAPALVEDQVTYPLSTELLKVPRTKVVRGMSQFGLSAVYVVFEDGTDLYWARSRVLEYLNAARERLPDGAMPMMGPDATGVGWVMQYILADTTGRLNLADLRAVQDFTVKPALTAVPGVAEIATLGGFEKQYQVEVDPTRLLAYGLSMAQVVAAVQASNADVGGRVLEMGGTEYVVRGRGRFATLDDLRAVVLATGPAGAPVTVGDVATVQLGPELRRGIADLNGRGEVVTGFVVMRYGENPRDVIDGVKARMARLEGALPRGVTFVAGYDRSGLIDHAVANLREKLVEESLIVAAVTVLFLLHASSALVAVVTLPVGILMAFLAMRALGLTANIMSLGGIAIAIGAMIDASVVMVENYHKHLERHLAGRDPAGRPAGRDGDGALDAARLPAGERWRLVRESAGEVGPSLFVSLLLITVSFLPIFALEAQEGRLFHPLAWTKTLAMAAAALLSVTLVPVLMGLLIRGGVRPEVANPVNRALIRAYRPVIALVLRHRWATVGGAAAVLAVTVLPWARLGSEFMPPLDEQSVMDMPSLAPGVGAEQAKAILRQRDRALAAIPEVAMVLGKVGRAETATDMAPMSMIESTVLLKPQTEWRDGVTRDSLMAEIDRRVRTPGVANMWSMPIKNRLDMLATGIKTPVGIKVFGPDAATLDRVGQQIERMLPRVSGTGSVFAERTVGGRYLDVAVDREAAARYGLTVGEVQAALAAAVGGAPAGQVLEGRERYSVLVRYPRALRADPEAVRNVLVLTPSGAQVPLGQVARVGVARGATLIKSEDAQLNNVVYVDVRGRDVGGYVDEARALLARALRLPPGYRLEWSGQFEAMERAERRLKIVVPATLAVIFLLLYANFRSAAESALVMLSLPFALVGGVWLLWLLDYNQSVATAVGFVALAGVAAETGVIMLLYLDHAYRDRRAAGLLRSRADVDAAVEHGAVERVRPKMMTVTAIMAGLLPILWAGGAGADVMKRIAAPMVGGMVSSTVLTLVVIPAVYSLWKERELRRAAVPAEAADGVGAPEPHVVPA, from the coding sequence ATCCTCCGCGGTGTGATCGCGTGGTCCGTCCGGCACACGCGGGTCGTGCTCGCGGTCACGGCGCTCCTGACACTCGCCGGCGCGTGGGCGGCGCTCCGCACGCCGGTGGACGCGATTCCCGACCTGTCGGACGTGCAGGTGGTCGTGATGACCGAGTGGCCCGGTCAGGCGCCCGCGCTCGTCGAGGACCAGGTCACGTACCCGCTCTCGACCGAGTTGCTCAAGGTGCCGCGCACGAAGGTGGTGCGCGGGATGAGCCAGTTCGGGCTCTCCGCCGTCTACGTCGTGTTCGAGGACGGGACGGACCTCTACTGGGCGCGCTCGCGCGTGCTCGAGTACCTGAACGCGGCGCGCGAACGGCTTCCCGACGGCGCGATGCCGATGATGGGGCCCGACGCGACCGGCGTCGGCTGGGTCATGCAGTACATCCTCGCCGACACGACGGGGCGCCTGAACCTGGCCGACCTGCGCGCGGTGCAGGACTTCACCGTGAAGCCGGCGCTCACGGCGGTGCCGGGCGTCGCCGAGATCGCGACGCTCGGCGGCTTCGAGAAGCAGTACCAGGTCGAGGTCGACCCGACGCGCCTGCTCGCGTACGGCCTGTCGATGGCGCAGGTGGTCGCGGCGGTGCAGGCGTCGAACGCGGACGTCGGCGGGCGCGTGCTGGAGATGGGGGGCACGGAGTACGTGGTGCGGGGCCGCGGGCGCTTCGCGACGCTCGACGACCTGCGCGCCGTGGTGCTCGCGACCGGCCCCGCCGGCGCGCCGGTCACGGTCGGCGACGTGGCGACCGTGCAGCTCGGGCCGGAGCTGCGTCGCGGCATCGCGGACCTGAACGGCCGGGGGGAAGTAGTCACCGGGTTCGTCGTGATGCGCTACGGCGAGAACCCGCGCGACGTGATCGACGGCGTGAAGGCGCGCATGGCGCGGCTCGAGGGGGCGCTGCCGCGCGGCGTCACGTTCGTGGCCGGCTACGACCGGTCGGGGCTCATCGACCACGCGGTCGCGAACCTCCGCGAGAAGCTCGTCGAGGAGTCGCTGATCGTCGCCGCGGTGACCGTGCTCTTCCTGCTGCACGCGTCGAGCGCGCTGGTCGCGGTAGTGACGCTGCCGGTCGGGATTCTCATGGCGTTCCTCGCGATGCGCGCGCTCGGGCTCACCGCCAACATCATGAGCCTGGGCGGGATCGCCATCGCCATCGGCGCCATGATCGACGCGTCGGTGGTGATGGTGGAGAACTACCACAAGCACCTCGAACGCCACCTCGCCGGTCGAGATCCTGCAGGTCGCCCGGCGGGTCGCGATGGCGACGGCGCCCTGGACGCGGCACGCCTGCCGGCAGGGGAGCGCTGGCGACTGGTGCGCGAGTCGGCCGGCGAGGTCGGCCCCTCGCTCTTCGTCTCGCTCCTGCTGATCACGGTGTCGTTCCTCCCCATCTTCGCCCTCGAGGCGCAGGAGGGGCGGCTCTTCCACCCGCTCGCGTGGACGAAGACGCTGGCGATGGCGGCCGCTGCGCTGCTCTCGGTGACGCTCGTGCCGGTGCTCATGGGGCTCCTCATCCGAGGTGGCGTGAGGCCCGAGGTGGCGAACCCGGTGAACCGCGCGCTGATCCGCGCGTACCGCCCCGTGATTGCCCTGGTGCTCCGGCACCGATGGGCGACCGTCGGCGGCGCGGCCGCGGTGCTCGCGGTGACCGTCCTGCCGTGGGCGCGCCTGGGCAGCGAGTTCATGCCGCCCCTCGATGAGCAGAGCGTGATGGACATGCCGTCGCTCGCGCCGGGCGTGGGTGCCGAGCAGGCGAAGGCGATCCTCCGCCAGCGCGACCGCGCGCTCGCCGCGATCCCCGAGGTCGCGATGGTGCTCGGCAAGGTCGGGCGCGCCGAGACGGCGACCGACATGGCGCCGATGTCCATGATCGAGTCGACGGTGCTCCTCAAGCCGCAGACCGAGTGGCGCGACGGCGTCACGCGGGACTCGCTGATGGCGGAGATCGACCGCCGCGTCCGGACGCCTGGCGTCGCCAACATGTGGTCGATGCCCATCAAGAATCGGCTCGACATGCTGGCGACGGGCATCAAGACGCCGGTCGGCATCAAGGTGTTCGGCCCCGACGCCGCGACGCTCGACCGCGTCGGCCAGCAGATCGAGCGCATGCTCCCGCGGGTGTCGGGCACGGGCTCGGTGTTCGCCGAGCGCACCGTCGGCGGCCGCTACCTGGACGTGGCGGTCGACCGCGAGGCGGCGGCACGCTACGGCCTCACGGTGGGCGAGGTGCAGGCGGCGCTCGCCGCGGCCGTCGGCGGTGCGCCGGCCGGGCAGGTGCTCGAGGGGCGCGAGCGGTACTCGGTGCTCGTGCGCTACCCCCGCGCGCTGCGCGCCGACCCGGAGGCCGTCCGGAACGTGCTCGTCTTGACGCCCTCCGGCGCGCAGGTGCCGCTCGGGCAGGTGGCGCGGGTCGGCGTGGCGCGCGGCGCGACGCTCATCAAGTCCGAGGACGCGCAGCTCAACAACGTCGTCTACGTCGACGTGCGCGGGCGCGACGTCGGCGGCTACGTGGACGAGGCGCGGGCCCTGCTCGCGCGCGCGCTGCGGCTCCCTCCCGGATACCGGCTGGAGTGGTCGGGGCAGTTCGAGGCGATGGAGCGCGCGGAGCGGCGACTGAAGATCGTCGTGCCGGCGACGCTCGCGGTCATCTTCCTGCTGCTCTACGCGAACTTCCGGAGTGCCGCCGAGAGCGCGCTGGTGATGCTCTCGTTGCCGTTCGCGCTCGTGGGCGGCGTGTGGCTGCTCTGGCTGCTCGACTACAACCAGAGCGTCGCCACTGCGGTCGGCTTCGTCGCACTCGCGGGCGTGGCGGCGGAGACCGGCGTCATCATGCTCCTGTATCTGGACCACGCATACCGGGACCGGCGCGCGGCCGGGCTCCTCCGCTCACGCGCGGACGTCGACGCGGCGGTCGAACACGGGGCGGTGGAGCGCGTGCGGCCGAAGATGATGACCGTGACCGCGATCATGGCCGGCCTCCTCCCCATCCTGTGGGCGGGCGGCGCCGGGGCGGACGTGATGAAGCGCATCGCCGCCCCGATGGTCGGCGGCATGGTCTCGAGCACCGTGCTCACCCTCGTCGTCATCCCCGCCGTCTACTCGCTGTGGAAGGAGCGCGAGCTCCGTCGCGCGGCAGTGCCCGCGGAGGCGGCGGACGGGGTGGGAGCGCCGGAACCGCACGTCGTTCCGGCATGA
- a CDS encoding ADOP family duplicated permease codes for MSRIPGLRRVFQFPHRTARIVAADVDEELAFHLDLRAAELMAERGLNAEAARAEALRQFGDLEEARRYLRALDARTESAARRRDMLETLVRDLRFAFRGLRRAPLLAITAVAILALGLATAAAMLSVSDAVLRRPLPVADAGRLVVLWNLRGDNIEHGLLPQQVAPFARDSRTLRAVAGYAHFGVYPFPLYDGGRPLVLPQGRVTGNFFDVLGARPALGRLLRPEDDVPGAPGVLVLSHDTWRRAFAGDPRVVGRRLHLASVGRDFTVVGVAPPGLDFPVGAAYWAPLATAGPSTADLVGRLAPGRTPREAAAELYAWSGPRAPEAHLTGAHAAPFGDAVVGASRPTLVVLTAAAGLLLLIAAVNVSTLLVLRTTARARELAVRRALGARPWDVARPLAAECLLLVLAGGTLGVLGGAVLLRAFVATASARVPVVPRADLIGLAPGPVLLALGLTLGAVLLAGVLPVRSLVRAPVAPTLRLDARAGRGTRGRARTRQGLVAAQAALALVLLAGAGLLVRSLAKLERVDHGYAPGGLLIAQITMSQADYTTAPAFRGVLARAYARLRAVPGVTSVTPVLIPPFLGATVWSWPTVVRGPDGGTGGAVQSFPVEAGGAEYFRTMGVPIRRGRGITDADGEHATPVVVVSEAAARRLFPGRDPIGQQLRFPTADSTAWWTVVGVAGDIRYRSLREATPTLYLSYQQVGDQGEIALRTTGDPARLVPALRRALAEVDPRLGLWDARPMGDYLAGPLAVPRLATALAAGFGLVAAVLVGLGLYGVTAAAVGERTREFGVRSALGATPGALRSTVLRQALAVAGAGAVVGLAGAWGASRLVRAVLYDVSPADPAALTGAVALLVVVALAAAYGPARRATRVDPAGALRAE; via the coding sequence GTGTCCCGCATCCCCGGCCTCCGCCGCGTCTTCCAGTTCCCGCACCGCACGGCGCGCATCGTTGCCGCTGATGTCGACGAGGAGCTCGCCTTCCACCTCGACCTACGCGCCGCGGAGCTGATGGCCGAGCGCGGCCTGAACGCCGAGGCCGCCCGCGCCGAGGCGCTCCGCCAGTTCGGCGACTTGGAGGAGGCCCGCCGGTACCTGCGCGCGCTCGATGCGCGCACCGAATCCGCTGCCCGGAGACGCGACATGCTCGAGACCCTCGTGCGGGACCTCCGCTTCGCGTTCCGCGGGTTGCGGCGCGCGCCGCTGCTCGCGATCACCGCCGTTGCCATCCTCGCCCTCGGGCTCGCGACGGCCGCGGCGATGCTGAGCGTCTCGGACGCGGTCCTCCGCCGCCCGCTTCCCGTGGCCGACGCGGGCCGCCTCGTCGTGCTCTGGAACCTGCGTGGCGACAACATCGAGCACGGGTTGCTGCCCCAGCAGGTCGCGCCGTTCGCGCGGGATAGCCGCACGCTCCGCGCGGTCGCCGGCTACGCGCACTTCGGCGTCTACCCGTTTCCGCTTTACGACGGCGGGCGGCCGCTCGTGCTGCCGCAGGGCCGCGTGACCGGCAACTTCTTCGACGTATTGGGCGCCCGCCCTGCGCTCGGCCGGCTCCTCCGCCCGGAGGACGACGTCCCCGGCGCTCCGGGTGTGCTGGTGCTGAGCCACGACACGTGGCGGCGCGCGTTCGCGGGCGACCCGCGCGTCGTCGGGCGGCGCCTGCACCTGGCGAGCGTGGGGCGCGACTTCACCGTCGTCGGCGTCGCCCCGCCCGGGCTCGACTTCCCGGTGGGTGCGGCGTACTGGGCGCCGCTCGCCACCGCGGGCCCGAGCACGGCCGACCTCGTCGGCCGCCTCGCCCCGGGGCGCACGCCGCGGGAGGCAGCCGCGGAGCTCTACGCCTGGAGCGGCCCGCGCGCGCCCGAGGCGCACCTGACGGGCGCGCACGCCGCCCCGTTCGGCGACGCCGTCGTGGGCGCCAGCCGCCCGACGCTCGTGGTGCTCACGGCGGCCGCCGGGCTCCTCCTCCTCATCGCCGCGGTGAACGTCAGCACGCTGCTCGTCCTCCGCACCACGGCGCGGGCGCGCGAGCTGGCCGTGCGCCGCGCGCTCGGCGCGCGCCCGTGGGACGTCGCCCGCCCGCTCGCGGCCGAGTGCTTACTGCTGGTTCTCGCAGGGGGCACGCTCGGGGTGTTGGGTGGCGCGGTGCTCCTCCGCGCGTTCGTGGCGACTGCGTCGGCGCGCGTGCCGGTGGTGCCGCGCGCCGACCTGATCGGCCTCGCACCGGGGCCGGTGCTCCTAGCCCTGGGCCTCACGCTCGGCGCCGTCCTCCTCGCTGGCGTGCTGCCGGTGCGCTCGTTAGTCCGCGCGCCGGTCGCGCCCACGCTGCGCCTTGACGCGCGCGCCGGCCGGGGGACGCGCGGGCGGGCGCGGACGCGCCAGGGCCTCGTGGCGGCGCAGGCGGCGCTCGCGCTTGTGCTGCTCGCCGGGGCGGGACTCTTGGTGCGCTCGCTCGCCAAGCTCGAGCGCGTCGACCACGGCTACGCGCCGGGCGGCCTGCTCATCGCGCAGATCACCATGTCGCAGGCCGACTACACGACGGCACCGGCGTTCCGAGGCGTGCTGGCCCGCGCGTACGCCCGGCTCCGCGCCGTGCCGGGCGTCACGTCCGTCACGCCCGTGCTCATCCCGCCGTTCCTCGGCGCGACCGTGTGGTCGTGGCCGACGGTCGTCCGCGGCCCGGACGGGGGCACAGGCGGGGCGGTGCAGTCGTTCCCAGTCGAGGCGGGCGGCGCCGAGTATTTCCGCACGATGGGCGTCCCGATCCGCCGGGGCCGCGGGATCACGGACGCCGACGGCGAGCACGCGACGCCGGTGGTCGTCGTGAGCGAGGCCGCCGCGCGACGGCTCTTCCCGGGGCGCGACCCCATCGGCCAGCAGCTCCGATTCCCCACCGCCGACAGCACCGCGTGGTGGACGGTGGTGGGCGTGGCCGGCGACATCCGCTACCGCAGCCTGCGCGAGGCCACACCCACGCTCTACCTCTCCTACCAGCAGGTGGGCGACCAGGGGGAGATCGCGCTCCGCACTACGGGTGACCCGGCACGCCTGGTCCCGGCGCTCCGGCGCGCGCTCGCCGAGGTGGACCCGCGGCTCGGGCTGTGGGACGCGCGCCCGATGGGCGACTACCTGGCCGGCCCGCTCGCCGTGCCGCGGCTCGCGACCGCGCTCGCGGCGGGGTTCGGTCTGGTCGCGGCCGTGCTGGTGGGACTCGGTCTCTACGGCGTGACGGCGGCCGCCGTGGGCGAGCGGACGCGCGAGTTCGGCGTGCGCTCAGCGTTAGGCGCCACGCCCGGCGCGCTGCGGAGCACGGTGCTCCGCCAAGCGCTCGCCGTGGCCGGGGCCGGGGCGGTGGTGGGGCTCGCGGGCGCGTGGGGCGCGTCGCGGCTCGTGCGCGCGGTGCTCTACGACGTGAGCCCCGCCGACCCGGCCGCCCTTACCGGCGCGGTCGCGCTGCTCGTTGTGGTCGCGCTCGCGGCGGCGTACGGCCCGGCGCGGCGCGCAACGCGTGTCGACCCCGCCGGCGCGCTCCGCGCGGAATAG
- a CDS encoding TolC family protein has translation MQLARVGAGVVGVLLVVAGAGVVAAQAVPSVPPRSVAAPTTPAAAPAAAPAAAPGEPADVDALVAHALAANPLPRAAAARLDAAQARVSPAGARPDPMLMAGVQNLPVTDPGFADEMTMAMVGVGQTIPVRGKLALRRRTAERQVDAARADVERTRLEVARDVRVAFYELAYLDHALAGVERNRRVLVDLVRAAEARYGAGADLAQGASAGMGSAGAAASPPRPPSAMSPAMVAASGSPVPAGGGMTSGGMTGMGGTGRGAAGVAPPTPLSAGPAAGSTGGMSSGGMSSGGMTGGSMRSAGGMAGGALQEILRARTDLARLGEDASALQEERRAVRARLNAALDRPSDTPVDAPRVPERIVRAAVADSGRDVRFASAALGARAADSPLPTVDVLQALATSRSPALRAHEALIAAQGAQVELARRERMPDIDVAVQYGVRPMHPDMVTATVSVPLPMQRGRVQDQAVAGARAELAGLEAEHHRQRNAIRAEVARLHGEAERARTQLALLKAVVLPQAHAALAAGAASYQAGQAGLSAVLDARAAVFNQETAYFRALSEFAKAVAELELVVGGEVLP, from the coding sequence ATGCAGCTCGCACGTGTTGGCGCCGGCGTTGTCGGCGTGTTGTTGGTCGTGGCCGGCGCGGGAGTCGTCGCCGCGCAGGCGGTACCGTCCGTCCCGCCACGATCCGTAGCAGCCCCCACCACGCCCGCCGCAGCGCCTGCCGCAGCGCCTGCCGCGGCGCCCGGTGAGCCTGCTGACGTCGACGCGCTCGTCGCGCACGCGCTCGCCGCCAACCCCCTCCCGCGGGCCGCGGCGGCGCGTCTCGACGCGGCGCAGGCTCGCGTGAGCCCCGCCGGCGCCCGGCCGGACCCGATGCTGATGGCGGGGGTGCAGAACCTCCCGGTCACCGACCCGGGCTTCGCCGACGAGATGACGATGGCGATGGTCGGGGTCGGGCAGACGATCCCCGTCCGCGGCAAGCTCGCGCTCCGCCGCCGTACCGCGGAGCGGCAGGTCGACGCCGCGCGGGCGGACGTCGAACGGACGCGGCTCGAGGTCGCGCGCGACGTGCGCGTCGCGTTCTACGAGTTGGCGTATCTCGACCACGCCCTCGCCGGAGTCGAGCGGAACCGCCGCGTCTTGGTGGATCTGGTCCGGGCGGCGGAGGCGCGGTACGGCGCCGGTGCCGACCTCGCGCAGGGGGCGAGCGCGGGAATGGGATCAGCCGGCGCCGCCGCGTCGCCTCCGCGCCCGCCGTCTGCGATGTCCCCGGCGATGGTGGCCGCGTCGGGATCCCCCGTCCCAGCCGGCGGCGGCATGACCTCTGGCGGGATGACCGGGATGGGCGGGACTGGGCGTGGCGCAGCCGGTGTCGCGCCCCCGACGCCGCTGAGCGCCGGACCTGCCGCGGGCTCGACCGGTGGCATGTCGTCGGGTGGGATGTCGTCGGGTGGGATGACCGGCGGCAGCATGCGCTCCGCCGGCGGGATGGCCGGCGGAGCGCTGCAGGAGATCCTGCGTGCGCGCACCGACCTCGCACGCCTGGGCGAGGACGCGTCGGCGCTCCAGGAGGAGCGGCGCGCGGTGCGCGCGCGCCTCAACGCGGCGCTCGACCGGCCGTCCGACACGCCGGTCGACGCGCCCCGGGTGCCGGAGCGGATCGTGCGCGCGGCGGTCGCCGACTCGGGGCGTGACGTCCGCTTCGCGTCGGCCGCGCTGGGGGCGCGCGCGGCCGACTCGCCGCTGCCCACGGTCGACGTGCTCCAGGCGTTGGCGACCAGCCGGAGCCCGGCGCTCCGCGCGCACGAGGCGCTGATCGCGGCGCAGGGCGCGCAGGTGGAGCTCGCGCGCCGCGAGCGCATGCCGGACATCGACGTCGCCGTCCAGTACGGGGTGCGACCGATGCACCCGGACATGGTGACGGCGACCGTGTCGGTGCCGCTGCCGATGCAGCGCGGCCGGGTGCAGGACCAGGCGGTCGCCGGCGCGCGGGCGGAGCTCGCCGGCCTCGAGGCGGAGCACCACCGGCAGCGCAACGCCATCCGCGCCGAGGTGGCGCGGCTGCACGGCGAGGCGGAGCGGGCACGGACGCAGCTCGCGCTCCTCAAGGCCGTCGTGCTGCCGCAGGCGCACGCAGCGCTCGCGGCGGGTGCGGCGAGCTATCAGGCGGGACAGGCGGGACTCAGCGCCGTGCTCGACGCCCGGGCCGCCGTGTTCAACCAGGAGACGGCGTACTTCCGCGCTCTCTCGGAGTTCGCGAAGGCCGTCGCCGAGCTGGAGCTCGTCGTCGGCGGAGAGGTGCTGCCGTGA
- a CDS encoding efflux RND transporter periplasmic adaptor subunit, producing MGAAGVAVTRGGRDSAAAAAQLVSGMDGMQDMPGMPGMSMGGDGSVRLTAAQVRQFGVTFGTVEERVLTAAVRTAGVVAVDERRLAAVVPRFAGYVERLLVETTGERVGRGQALADVYAPEVLAAQEELLVARRLGSALAASAVPGVAVPPADLVAAARRRLLLMGVGAGEIDAVLRTGRARRTVTLRAPASGVVLEKRVVQGQAVAAGEPLYTIADLGAVWVEAELREADAASVRQGSAAEVELAAYPGRTLKGTVASVYPTLDAATRTLRARVVVANADGLLRPGMYATVRFSTPTRRALTVPATAIIRTGERSVVFADMGAGRLMPHDVETGRASGEFVEVLAGVEPGQRVVTSAQYLLESESNLAEVMRAMMGQMGSQGMGDMPGMEGMPGMEGMPGMEGMPGMEAKGADTRGLPPAAPARPQGGSHGSPQGLTQPPRR from the coding sequence GTGGGCGCCGCAGGCGTCGCGGTGACGCGCGGCGGCCGTGATAGTGCGGCTGCCGCCGCGCAGCTCGTGAGCGGCATGGATGGCATGCAGGACATGCCGGGCATGCCCGGGATGTCGATGGGCGGGGACGGCTCTGTGCGGCTCACGGCGGCTCAGGTCCGCCAGTTCGGCGTCACGTTCGGCACGGTCGAGGAGCGCGTGCTCACGGCCGCCGTCCGCACGGCGGGCGTGGTGGCGGTCGACGAGCGCCGCCTCGCCGCCGTCGTGCCGCGATTCGCCGGCTACGTGGAGCGGCTCCTCGTCGAGACGACGGGCGAGCGGGTAGGACGCGGCCAGGCGCTCGCGGACGTGTACGCGCCCGAGGTGCTCGCCGCGCAGGAGGAGCTGCTCGTGGCGCGGCGCCTCGGGAGCGCGCTGGCGGCGAGCGCGGTGCCGGGCGTCGCGGTGCCCCCGGCGGACCTGGTGGCGGCCGCCCGGCGCCGCCTGCTGCTCATGGGCGTGGGCGCGGGGGAGATCGATGCCGTGCTGCGGACCGGGCGCGCGCGTCGGACGGTGACGCTGCGGGCCCCCGCGTCGGGCGTCGTGCTCGAGAAGCGCGTCGTGCAGGGGCAGGCGGTCGCCGCCGGGGAGCCACTCTACACCATCGCGGACCTCGGCGCCGTGTGGGTCGAGGCGGAGCTGCGCGAAGCCGACGCGGCGAGCGTGCGCCAGGGGAGTGCCGCGGAGGTCGAGCTCGCGGCGTACCCCGGCCGCACGCTCAAGGGGACCGTCGCCTCCGTCTACCCGACGCTCGACGCCGCGACGCGCACGCTACGCGCCCGCGTCGTCGTGGCGAACGCGGACGGTCTGCTGCGCCCCGGGATGTACGCCACCGTCCGGTTTTCGACGCCGACCCGGCGCGCACTGACGGTGCCCGCGACGGCGATCATCCGCACGGGCGAGCGCTCGGTCGTCTTCGCCGACATGGGCGCCGGGCGGCTCATGCCGCACGACGTCGAGACCGGCCGCGCGTCCGGCGAGTTCGTCGAGGTGCTGGCCGGGGTGGAGCCCGGCCAGCGGGTCGTCACCTCGGCGCAGTACCTCCTCGAGTCGGAGTCGAACCTCGCCGAGGTGATGCGCGCGATGATGGGGCAGATGGGGAGCCAAGGCATGGGCGACATGCCGGGCATGGAAGGCATGCCCGGCATGGAAGGCATGCCCGGGATGGAGGGCATGCCGGGCATGGAGGCCAAGGGGGCGGACACGCGTGGGCTGCCCCCGGCCGCTCCCGCGCGGCCGCAAGGAGGCTCGCACGGGAGCCCGCAGGGTCTCACGCAGCCGCCGCGGAGGTGA